From a region of the Osmia lignaria lignaria isolate PbOS001 chromosome 10, iyOsmLign1, whole genome shotgun sequence genome:
- the LOC117611709 gene encoding synaptotagmin-10, which translates to MGVVKTASESILAETVIPSEEANYSVQGHAEEWTETFPYQLLVGTGVALMALLLLAAVSFQCSSTWRWLMRMRRNVKEEDAESDLSQQNAIRISHSLPDLQSEPITHEYVQEQKDSKKVLRQTTLPIVPMRHQSFQRQLSHRLDLPNIKFSICSLENRSDSSLGLIKPELYKKELLKQDDADSSSTAEMEFAGSLRFGLFYDKEIESLIVKVLEARDLPEKDVTGSSDPYVKVYLLPDRKKKHQTKVHRKNLNPVFNETFIFSVSYEELGERYLQFSVYDFDRFSRNDLIGQVVVKGLLECADLEHELEYTMDIMRTMQEKVDLGKLMLSLCYLPTAGRLTVTVIKARNLKAMDITGLSDPYVKIYLLCQGKRIKKKKTTVKKNTLCPVYNEILVFDVPAENIEDVSLIIKVIDYDRIGSNELMGCTAIGSSFIGIGRDHWLEMLDNPRKPVTQWYPLMETVAGHIPAVNSEPLPVSLSCLNSR; encoded by the exons ATGGGTGTCGTCAAGACTGCGTCCGAGAGCATCCTCGCGGAAACCGTGATACCCAGCGAGGAGGCCAATTACTCCGTGCAAGGTCACGCCG AAGAATGGACGGAAACGTTCCCGTATCAACTGTTAGTTGGAACAGGAGTAGCGCTGATGGCATTATTATTGTTGGCTGCCGTGAGTTTCCAATGTTCTTCCACCTGGCGATGGTTAATGAGGATGAGACGAAACGTGAAGGAAGAGGATGCTGAGAGCGATTTGTCCCAACAAAACGCTATACGTATCAGTCATTCGTTGCCGGACCTTCAATCAGAACCGATCACCCACGAATACGTCCAGGAACAGAAAGACAGCAAGAag GTGTTACGTCAGACGACTTTACCCATTGTCCCGATGAGACATCAAAGCTTTCAAAGGCAGCTCTCCCATCGATTAGACCTTCCAAATATCAAGTTCAGCATTTGTAGCCTGGAGAATCGTAGCGATTCTAGTCTTGGATTAATTAAG CCGGAACTTTACAAGAAAGAGCTGCTCAAACAGGATGACGCGGACAGCTCTAGTACCGCTGAAATGGAGTTCGCCGGAAGTCTGCGTTTTGGTCTGTTCTACGACAAGGAGATCGAGTCGTTGATCGTAAAG GTTTTAGAAGCTCGAGACTTACCAGAGAAGGACGTGACAGGAAGTAGCGATCCCTACGTGAAAGTTTATCTCCTCCCCGACAGGAAGAAGAAGCATCAGACTAAGGTGCACCGCAAGAATTTGAACCCCGTGTTCAACGAGACCTTCATATTTAG CGTGTCGTACGAAGAGCTCGGGGAACGATATCTTCAATTTTCGGTATACGACTTCGATCGATTCTCTCGAAACGATTTGATAGGACAAGTGGTCGTCAAAGGTTTACTGGAATGCGCTGATCTTGAGCACGAACTCGAATACACAATGGACATTATGCGTACCATGCAG GAAAAGGTGGATCTGGGTAAATTGATGCTGTCGCTTTGCTACCTTCCGACAGCTGGTCGGCTAACAGTGACCGTAATTAAAGCTAGAAACCTGAAAGCCATGGACATAACAGGATTGTCGG ACCCATACGTGAAGATATACCTGTTGTGCCAGGGCAAGaggatcaagaagaagaagaccacGGTGAAGAAGAACACTCTATGCCCGGTGTATAATGAAATTCTAGTATTCGACGTGCCGGCAGAGAACATCGAAGACGTTAGTCTCATAATAAAAGTAATCGATTACGACAG AATTGGATCGAACGAGTTAATGGGCTGCACGGCAATCGGCTCCAGTTTCATCGGTATCGGTCGTGACCACTGGCTAGAAATGCTGGATAATCCAAGGAAACCTGTGACGCAATGGTATCCTTTGATGGAAACGGTCGCTGGTCACATTCCAGCTGTGAATTCGGAGCCGCTTCCAGTGAGTCTGAGCTGCTTGAACAGTAG atGA
- the LOC117611701 gene encoding adenylate kinase 7 → MTTPKRASILVTKSESDKKISLDNDRVIFEESKDGFASKELVEPSFKPWRVFINHIDSYHGTKIVEFLSDRVYVNPQSEDLAGEEEEAEEEETIGDEEEADDEQSRVEKAIPEDKTSKQYEIIGTTLDPEYPKPEDVTMIIRGTKNRDAFLADLINCGIVVYDITHDSDQIDEATWALQAIAQNLENMELIAPKAFKHSDEVRYFVLISTIMTWANTKPLNPEEPELPFTEDDYRKRKPHPNFKQHIQCEKDVVTMKKNTKLKDKLKTLVICSGITYGDEEGPLHHLFKMAWQNAEFLPVFGEGANKIPLLHVRDLAAVVFDVLQRWPTSRYIIAAEQEPISQRAIVKKISKALSNGKVKKISNEEAFLLPEITQQIFDVTTINLIVEPVYIADRITWHFDIPFRENINAIVKAYRTARNLRPMKIIVLGPPAAGKTRVAQYLAKHYEIHYLHAKPLIKETIEQLTKEIEEITIAQARDEAEEAGAGDVDDDDEPEDDEEAPNVEELQELLDEIERNKQRNKDRIDDTLLNRLFARKLRSKQCQNQGYIMDGYPKTLEQAKGLFGGENLNETIEEEIEEEMEIDETTGYSIMPELVVSLEASDDFLKERIIQRPQREIHGTHYTEEHMIRRLKEFRKRNTDENTPVQFFDEIEIHPLIIDVEDDVCPDMFPTVYRCIEKIGPPRNYGLTAEQAREARKRLEEELRGAEAASKSREEKEFMERKKEREEKMAEWTNLMEKLKEEEEERLCVLGLPLRNYLVKYVFPTLSQGLIEVANLRPDDPIDFLAEYLFKENPEGKMFEPDFTRTMTSVLDVIEEFQGEVLPPEQLSRRITELIKQRRKQSAETLNSTVSDVCTSKKTTVCVTPSYTYCDTDTYDGEGETMSDKTEDYDKED, encoded by the exons ATGACAACGCCTAAAAGAGCGTCAATACTAGTAACGAAGAGCGAAAGCGATAAAAAAATCTCGCTCGATAATGATCGAGTCATCTTCGAGGAATCCAAAGACGGTTTTGCATCAAAAGAACTCGTCGAACCATCTTTCAAACCTTGGCGCGTGTTCATCAATCATATTGATAGTTATCATGGAACAAAAATTGTTGAA ttccTGTCGGATCGGGTCTACGTTAATCCACAAAGCGAGGATCTAGCCGGGGAGGAGGAAGAGGCGGAAGAGGAGGAAACAATCggagacgaagaagaagcagaTGATGAACAATCTCGAGTTGAAAAGGCTATTCCGGAGGATAAAACTTCGaaacaatatgaaataattGGCACGACTTTGGATCCTGAG TACCCGAAGCCCGAGGACGTGACTATGATTATAAGGGGCACGAAAAATCGAGACGCATTTCTGGCCGATCTGATAAATTGTGGCATCGTCGTATACGACATCACGCACGATTCTGACCAGATTGACGAAGCCACATGGGCACTGCAAG CCATCGCACAGAATCTCGAAAATATGGAGCTGATAGCCCCGAAGGCTTTCAAACACAGCGACGAGGTGCGATATTTCGTTCTGATATCCACTATAATGACTTGGGCCAACACGAAACCGCTGAATCCCGAGGAACCGGAACTACCCTTCACTGAGGACGATTATCGGAAACGAAAGCCTCATCCAAATTTCAAGCAGCACATACAATGCGAAAAAGACGTGGTGACGATGAAGAAGAATACCAAATTGAAGGATAAATTGAAAACTTTGGTGATTTGTTCCGGAATTACGTATGGGGACGAAGAAGGTCCGCTACACCATCTGTTCAAAATGGCTTGGCAAAACGCCGAATTTCTGCCAGTGTTCGGCGAAGGAGCCAACAAAATTCCTTTGCTACACGTTCGAGATCTTGCCGC GGTGGTATTCGACGTGCTGCAAAGATGGCCCACTTCTAGGTACATCATAGCTGCGGAACAAGAACCGATTTCCCAGAGAGCCATTGTCAAG AAAATTAGCAAAGCTCTTTCCAatggaaaagtgaaaaaaatttcaaatgaagagGCTTTCTTGTTACCGGAAATCACACAACAAATCTTTGACGTAACGACGATTAATCTAATAGTCGAACCGGTGTACATCGCCGATAGAATAACTTGGCACTTCGATATACCATTTCGTGAAAACATCAACGCCATTGTAAAAGCATACAGAACAGCTCGAAATCTGCGTCCGATGAAGATAATTGTTCTAGGACCTCCTGCAGCTGGAAAAACAAGAGTCGCTCAATATCTGGCCAAACACTACGAAATACATTACCTCCATGCGAAGCcattaattaaagaaacaataGAGCAATTG ACAAAGGAGATCGAAGAAATCACGATTGCTCAAGCGCGAGACGAGGCTGAAGAAGCAGGTGCAGGTGACGTTGATGACGACGACGAACCAGAGGATGACGAAGAAGCTCCGAACGTCGAAGAATTACAGGAGCTATTAGATGAAATAGAGCGTAACAAGCAGAGAAACAAGGATCGAATCGACGATACTCTTTTGAATAG ACTGTTCGCGAGAAAATTGCGCTCGAAGCAGTGTCAAAATCAAGGCTACATTATGGACGGGTATCCAAAGACACTGGAGCAAGCTAAGGGGTTGTTCGGTGGAGAGAATTTGAATGAAACGATTGAAGAGGAAATTGAGGAGGAGATGGAGATCGACGAGACAACTGGTTACTCGATTATGCCAGAGTTGGTTGTGTCATTGGAGGCGAGCGATGATTTTCTGAAAGAACGAATTATTCAACGACCCCAGAGAGAGATTCACGGTACTCATTACACGGAGGAGCACATGATACGTCGTTTAAAAGAATTCAG GAAGAGAAACACCGATGAAAACACTCCCGTACAATTTTTCgacgaaattgaaattcatcCACTCATAATCGACGTAGAGGATGATGTGTGCCCTGATATGTTTCCCACGGTTTATCGATGCATCGAGAAAATTGGTCCGCCTAGAAATTACG GCTTAACCGCAGAACAGGCGAGGGAAGCGCGGAAACGTCTTGAAGAGGAATTGCGTGGAGCGGAAGCCGCTTCGAAGTCACGAGAAGAGAAAGAATTCATGGAACGCAAAAAGGAACGCGAGGAAAAAATGGCTGAATGG ACAAACCTGATGGAAAagctgaaagaagaagaagaagagagactATGCGTCTTGGGTTTACCTTTACGAAACTATCTGGTGAAATACGTGTTTCCAACGTTGTCGCAAGGACTCATCGAAGTTGCGAACCTACGGCCAGACGATCCGATCGATTTTCTC GCTGAATACCTGTTTAAAGAAAACCCAGAAGGAAAAATGTTCGAACCCGATTTTACGAGAACGATGACTTCGGTTTTGGACGTGATAGAAGAGTTTCAGGGTGAGGTATTACCCCCGGAGCAGCTTAGTAGAAGGATCACCGAGTTGATAAAACAACGCCGCAAACAATCCGCCGAAACTTTGAATTCCACTGTATCGGACGTTTGTACGAGCAAAAAAACCACGGTCTGTGTGACACCATCATACACTTATTGTGATACGGACACATACGACGGAGAGGGCGAAACAATGTCTGATAAAACCGAGGATTACGACAAAGAAGACTAA